Genomic window (Zingiber officinale cultivar Zhangliang chromosome 2B, Zo_v1.1, whole genome shotgun sequence):
ttaatcaaatcaacacaaacttaaacttaactcaactaatcctaattaaaacTAACGCAAACTCTAATTTAAAAcctaaaactaaacttaaataaataaataaataatttttaaaaaataaaaaatatatagggCGCCTCCCAAAGGCGCCTCCAAATGAAAGGAGGCGCCCTCGGgagcggcgggaattttcccgccaacggtatggagggcgcctcccaccGATAGGAGGCGCCCCCATAACGCATTGAGGGAACCCTCAATgcggttgagggtgccctcaacactGATTTTTCCAGCGAACAGAAGCTCTTCTGTCCGCGTTCTTTCCCGAATCAAGTCACATCGAGGCACCGTCTAAGCCCGATTTTCTCCCCTTCAACCTTATTAACACCTCcagatgcctcctaggtataccacATTACATTATATTAGTCTGTATGTATTTTCTGtgcatttatttttatatatatgcatgtatAAAAATAGGAAGAGACGGATCATAGACCCTGCTTCCAGTAGTACCCCTTCCACCGATGTTAGGTTTCCTATTGAGCGGCATAAGCTAGAGTTCATTAAGTATACCTTTTCCCCATTAAAGTGTAGATATTTAAGCAGAACCTTTTTTGCTAAATATTGTTCTCCTATTACCCAGATGATTGAGCATTACCAGCTAGATAAGCTGGTTTACTATAGCTATGCAGTTAACCACGACTTGTGTGCTCAGTTTTACAACAACTAGATAGAGTTGATGATCCGacttactccaccagagttggtggaaaggattttcaGTTTTCTCCCACCCTCTTATGCACTAGTCTTGGACTTAGGCCATCCACATGTTCATTCTTATGTTACCCTAGTAAGGACCTACCATTTGGTGAGTCATACTCCCATATTACCTTAGATACTATCCATATGCATCTTTTTGGGGAGTAGAGACCACATGTAGTGACTGACTTCATGTCACTCTCTCTTAAGGTCCAGGATTATATCATGTATTGGGTCCTGACTACTTGCATTTTGCCGATCGTGTCTCGGAACGTTTCGACAATACGACCTTCTCACTCCTTTTTGTATGCCCTCAATCAACGTTTAGATATAGatatagcattacatatgtttcataacatcatatGCGCATCCGGTCTTGTCACTAGACTAGAGGTCCATATGTCCTATTGTCATGTATTAACATATATGTTTTCGACCTTAGAGATAGACATGACCCAAGGGAGAGTTACCTCCCTTAGTCCTTATGATGAGTTCGGTCAGCGTTAGTTAGCCTTAGTGCATATAGACATTACTGCTCAGGGGATCCTAGCCAAGAGAGGTGGGCCGCAGCCATCTGCTCTAGCAAGAGATGAGGTATGCTACTTTCATATGTTACTTAACTCTGAATTTTATTGGCATAATAAaacagggggagattgttggtgcaggaagcatctgaagatcgaacctgagttttgataaatgacaaagggttcaaagttaaggttatttgtggttaacatatttgaatgagtttgcaggaaagtcctaaatgtacttagacaaaagtcctagctacggttaggcaaagggaaaaccctagagggcgataaccctagggggtgatccTATAAAATAGGATCACACACAACACGTTCTAAATGCCTAAAGACTCGGACAAAACTATCAATGATTAGATTTccaaattataaaataaaccatttAACACGCAATAAACTAGATTAACTTAGTCTTCTAAGAACATCACTTTATAATTCAACACGGTGGATGCCCAAGATCATCGACTTCAGCATGGCACGTCAGTTCCCAGAGGACCATACCCACTTCCATACCCGTGTCGCCGGCGCCAACTGCTACATGGCCCCTGAGTTTGTCACGAACAACACCCTCTCTGTCAAGGCCGATGTTTTCAGCTTCGGCCGCTCCTCCTCGAGCTTGTTGCCGACCGCAAGAACTCTGCCTTCGCCTCCCTCCTTGACCCTGATGTGAGCGAGCGAGCAAGTTGGGCACTGAAAATGATCATGCGTATCTCACATGAAAGATTTTATTAGAGAAAATAGAAGAATTGACAGTGGTGATAAATTTGAGATACTTTGTAAAACATGAGGGACATAAATGGCTCCGCAAAAACTTTAGGAACATAATCAAGACTTGAAATATTAGAGATATTTTAATGAATTATTCCCCCAAAACCTTTTATTGCTAAGGTTTGATAGCATGAGACACACTAAGTCACTATGTCTAACGACTGAACAtgttttctatagcattttattGCTAAGGTCGCAAATTCAGTCTAAGCAAATTGGCTCGCATTTGAAATACTATCAAACTCTATTTGTTTCTCGTAAACTTTAAGGTTGTAGCTTCATGTAGCTCACATGCGTTTCAAGCAAAATTATCATCTTTTTCTCCTATCCCCCATGGGATTAATAAATATCACAACCATAATAGAACCTTAAGAAAATGTACTTAGTCCTTAAAGTAAAACATTGTTCCTTGGTTAAGTTCATTTTCACTCCACTATCCTAGAAACAGTGGATGAGTGAGTGCCCAAGGAACGCTAAGATCACTGATCAGATCTTTCAGTGAAATGATTTTCTTCATTCCATCCCACATAGTCACACTCTCAGAATCAATAGAGgataaaacaattaaaattagTAAAGACACTATTAACTAATATCACTCCCACAAAAGGAAAATCAACAACATAATTTGAGTCTTATAGGGCCAACTAGATCAATCAAAAATCAACTTTTAAAAGCTTAATATGAGTATTCATCTCAATCATACTCTAAGCAACAAGCTACATGCCCTAAACTGAGTTTAAGTTAACGCAACAAAATCTAGCGAAGATGAAGGCAACAACTGAACAATTCAGATCATCTCAATGGATGGTGTAAGAGGCAAACCTTGTCTTACATAAGAGTTTGCTTGTTAGCAGATTTGTCTAGTCATATATCCGATTTCAGTTTTTGATAAGCTTCAACTATCTCTGGAGCTTTCTCCTGATACTTGGTCACAAATCGCACCAGGAAGTTCTTGTCCGAAATCTTGAAATGACTCCATATGAAGCAAGGCTTGATCAATCCCATGTGCACTAGAATGCTCAGGACGGCATACCTGGGCATCAACCTCTTCTCCAGGCTCAACGACAGGACGAACGGATTCTTCACTGTGTGCTCCGGTGTCCATCCCAGCTTCTCTTCCACAAACTTGGCAGTCTTCCTTATCTTCTCAGTCGATGCCCGCACAATGTAAGGAAACTTTGCAAATGCCTCCAAGATATGATTCTGCGACCACCCCAATTCCCTCAAGTTCTCCATTTTCTCCAACCACTTCTTCTTGGGGAATATAGCGAGCACCCCGAGGGCATAGGCGAATGTGGATTTCTTCGAACAGATACCCATCTTCTTTACCGCGTCAAAGGCATCATTGAATCGATCTGTATCTGCCACCAAAGCGTAGCCGCAACGGGTCAAAAGCACTAAGATTACATCATCGGGTACGCCATATGCGCGCAGAGCATCGACCTTGGGAAGAACGGCAGTTCTGGTGTCGAAGGCCATCAACCAAGGCGAGTGTTTTAGGGCATCCACGAGGTTCTTATTCGTTTTCAAAATCGATTTGAGGAACTCAACGTTGGGGATCAATCGCTTCTCCAAGCTGGCCGTCAGCAGCCGGGGTTTCGCTGACAGGACCTCCGGGAGGGCGGTTCCGACGAGGCTGATCCCGCAATAGAACTCCAGCTTGGGCATCAAGGTCTTCTCGACGTCCATCAAGAGGGAACGAGGATAGAGGTCGACGAGGCGGACGAGATGAGCTTCTTCGAAGCCGTAGTCCTTGAGGACGGCGAGCACCGAGAGCGCTTTGTCGAGGGCGTCGGGCTGGACTTTCTTGGAGATGGAGAGGGCGGCATGGTCGGAGATCCCGCACGATCTCGTGAGGGAGGAGGCGATTAGGGATGAGGGATCGTCGGCGGCGACGGAGGAGACAGAGTAGGGTCTGACAAAACCCAGAAAGTGTGAACgagaggaggcggcggcggcggtccgACGATGGCCGAGAGTGGCAGTCACCTGAAGTTGACGGTGGACGGCGGCGGAGAGACGTCGAAACATTGCTGATTTTGCTCTGTAAACAAACTGCTCGACCTAACGGCGGCGGTAGATATTTCGCCCAAACTTTGGTTCGCTGAAAAAGTTGTGCCGGGGGCTGTATATCTTTGATTTTTCTACGAAAATTACAACGTTTACTTTGTCCCATAGTTTTGGAATTGAAATAAATTTGGGGTCATTAAATCGGTCGGATCGTATAGATTTTATCCCATGCACCCCGTACATacctaaattttattttttacaaaattttattgaTGCAAGGGAgcttacaaaaattaaaaaaaaaatatcatatatattttgatatGTTGCGAATTTATGCGTGCGGAACCATCCGGATGATACTTGGGACATCTGAAATTGATCTAGAGATCTATTGGTGACATCATTTAAGCGTTTAAAATGAATTCAAGGGCCTGtacttatttattattattttttattttttattttgaagtatattatatatatttatgatttaaaattttaagatttgagAGTTATTCGTACTTCCTTTGATTTATTGTAttccaaattaaaattttaatataattatgaaatatattatatatatttaggatttaagattttaaaatttaggagttagagttataataaatttaagttaataattttttttaatcttcctgttatatataataaaaataataataataataacattaaatcttaaatcctaaattttaaatcttaagagTATTTTGTTAGTTTATTTTATTGGATGATCAACGTCAACAAAACGATTAACATAATGAAAGTTATTGAATTCTTTGATTTGAACACTGGTACGGTGATAAAGGAGCCCACTAAGTGCGGGTTAAAGGACAGAGATAGCAGCCgatatggagatcaaagtcaagatggtcaacgctAAGATGTCAAAGGGCTTACTTATGATGGCCAAGTGGAGGTCGACTACGATGGCTGATCGATGCAGACAATGTCCGATCGGCAAGAGGTTTGTTCGAGCCGACCCCCATCCAGCTCAGAACAATAGGCAAGATTGCTAGACGCTCAGTGTAGATCGACAGAATGCTAAGGTCACCAAAGCGCTTGTTCGAGCAGAAGGAGACAAGCTACTATACCCAGTCACCACAAGGAAGAACAGCCAAGGACGACTGAGTGGAGGAGTCctcgccgagcggctaccccgcttggTCGAACTGTGGGATCATTGTCATTTCTCTCAATgttggtgttggaaccccaaggtgttttgatgtgatcaaacaagttaagttaggtcatgttttgtctaacccttgtgtctaagtgtgcaggagcttaggaacacaggaagtcgagcgaaagacgcggttagcgagaaggacgacacggggagagagctgacgaactcggtgtgtccgagggacgaggtgaccatgaaagagtacatcggtggacgagaagaacgtacgcgacgttcgagggacgagaaaccgggaaggaaggctgctcgaggagaaggccggaacttgagttcgggtgagcccattCCGGATGGCTAAGATcatccaagctagcggagccggagggAAAGATCCGGaacgagacgagctgaaccggagcagcggtcccggatgaagaaagtcaacttctgttgactttagggctccgggcgcccggaacaactCGGGGCGCCAggaacccttctgggcgctcggacagaagattttgaccagatcgagtcaaactcgatctgaacgttgggggataaagttttatccccccagggctccCGAACCCTTTAgggcgccccgaacagtgctataaatatagcactgatctgcacattCTATGTAAttcaacttgtaatccattttctcTGTGCTCTTCTATTCTATTGTGCTGTCAACGctataaagaggctactccgcccagagggaGATCGTCAGACATTGAGctatactttccttggattagcaatcccttgattgcaaaccaagtaactcttttgtgtCTGCTGTTAAGTAGTCTCTGttcttttttattacaagtttTGTTATCTAGTTAAAAATCCGAGAAAGGGTGTtttatttttcagggcaattcacccctcccctcttgccggcctccaaagggacctacaagtggtatcagagaaaggcgcttcaggaggactaaccgccgatcgaagcaattagatggccggaccaagcattgttccaccaaaattcgagggggacttcgcacactggaagcgtcgtatggagttATTCCTGAAAACTAATTTCGAAATtcggttaattataaagtatgagTTTGTAGCTCCGACGGATCAGAATGGAGAAGTAAAAGAAGAGagccagtggacaaagaaggagtagaatgattccgtagcgaacaacCGTGCGAAATATCACCTgttgagcgtgttgccgcctcaagaattCAACCGTATTGGAatctactcgtcggccaaagaa
Coding sequences:
- the LOC122045106 gene encoding transcription termination factor MTERF2, chloroplastic-like; the encoded protein is MFRRLSAAVHRQLQVTATLGHRRTAAAASSRSHFLGFVRPYSVSSVAADDPSSLIASSLTRSCGISDHAALSISKKVQPDALDKALSVLAVLKDYGFEEAHLVRLVDLYPRSLLMDVEKTLMPKLEFYCGISLVGTALPEVLSAKPRLLTASLEKRLIPNVEFLKSILKTNKNLVDALKHSPWLMAFDTRTAVLPKVDALRAYGVPDDVILVLLTRCGYALVADTDRFNDAFDAVKKMGICSKKSTFAYALGVLAIFPKKKWLEKMENLRELGWSQNHILEAFAKFPYIVRASTEKIRKTAKFVEEKLGWTPEHTVKNPFVLSLSLEKRLMPRYAVLSILVHMGLIKPCFIWSHFKISDKNFLVRFVTKYQEKAPEIVEAYQKLKSDI